One Paraburkholderia phymatum STM815 genomic window, GCGAAGGGACAGGCGTATCACATCCATCATCCGTTCAACGTGAAAATGAACAGCGGCGGATGTTCGCACGAGCAGATTCGCGGCTGGGTCGCGAACCGCTTCTACTATCAGATCAACATTCCGCTGAAGGATGCCGCGGTGCTGTCGAACTGTCCCGACCGCGACACGCGCCGCCGCTGGGTGCTGCGCATACTCGATCACGACGGTTACGGCGAAGACGAAGGCGGCATCGAAACATGGGCGCGGCTCGGCGATGCGGTCGGCCTGTCGCGCGATGAACTGTGGTCGCTCGAACACGTGGTGCCGGGCGTGCGCTTCGCGGTCGACGCATACGTGAACTTTGCGCGGCGCGCGCCGTGGCAGGAAGCCGTCTGCTCGTCGCTCACCGAAATCTTCGCGCCGCAGATCCACAAAGACCGGCTCGCCACATGGCCCGAACACTACCCGTGGATCAAGCCCGAAGGGCTCGCATATTTCCGTTCGCGCATTTCGCTTGCACAACGCGACGTCGAACACGGGCTGTCCGTCACGCTCGATCATTTCCGCACGCGCGACCAGCAACAGCGCGCGCTCGACATTCTGCAATTCAAGCTCGACATTCTGTGGACGATGCTCGACGCCATCGAGAAGGCCTTCCCAGCATGAACACGCCGACAAACGTCAACGCACAAGCCGCCGACAAACGCGGCCCGAAACTGAGCAGCCTGTTTCGCCTGCAGTGGGAACCGGCACAGGATGCGCATGTGCTGCTGTATCCCGAAGGGATGGTGAAGCTGAACCAGAGCGCCGCGCAAATCCTGCTGCGCTGCGACGGCACGCGCGACCTGCCGACGCTGATCGCCGAACTCGAGCAGACCTTCAACGCGAAGGGGCTCGCACCGGAAGTCGAAGCATTCGTCGACCATGCGCGCTCGCGTGGCTGGCTGGAGTGACAGCATGACCGATCTCTCGACGCCGTCGCAGGAGCACGCGCAGCCGGCATCGCGCAGCAGCGTCGGGCCGCCGCTGTGGCTGCTCGCCGAACTGACTTACCGCTGCCCGCTGCATTGCGCGTTCTGCTACAACCCGGTCAACTACACCGATCATCGCGACGAACTCAGCACCGCGCAATGGATCGACGTGTTGCAGCAGGCGCGCAAGCTCGGCGCAGCGCAGCTCGGCTTTTCCGGCGGCGAACCGCTGATGCGCGACGATCTCGAAGCGCTTGTCGCCGAGGCGCACCGGCTCGGCTTCTATACGAACCTCATTACGTCGGGTGTCGGTCTGACGGAGGCGCGCCTCGGCACGCTCAAGGCCAACGGGCTCGATCACATTCAACTGTCGTTTCAGGACTCGACGCAGGAACTCAACGACTTTCTCAGCAGCACGCGCACCTTCGACCTGAAGAACCGCGTCGCGCGTTCGATCAAGGCGCATGGCTTTCCGATGGTGCTGAACTGCGTGCTGCATCGCTACAACCTGCCGCATGTCGACAAGATCATCGACATGGCGCTGGCGATGGGCGCCGAGTATCTGGAACTCGCGAACACGCAATACTACGGCTGGGCGCACACGAACCGCGCGCAACTGATGCCGACGGCCGAACAGCTACGCGAAGCGGAAGCCGTAGTCGAACGTTATCGCAAGGAGATCGGCAATCGCTGCAAGATCTTCTTCGTCGTGCCCGACTACTTCGAAACGCGGCCCAAGCGCTGTATGAACGGCTGGGGCTCGGTGTTCCTCGGCATCGCGCCCGATGGTGCCGCGCTGCCCTGTCATTCGGCACGCTCGCTGCCGGGCCTCACGTTTCCGAACGTGAAGGACACATCGCTCGAACACATATGGTTCGACAGCGACGCGTTCAACCGCTTTCGCGGCTTCGAATGGATGAAGGAACCGTGCAGAAGCTGCGACGAGAAGTCCAAAGACCTCGGCGGCTGCCGTTGTCAGGCGTATCTGCTGACACAGGATGCGGCCAATGCCGACCCTGTCTGCGACAAGTCCGCGCATCATGAGCAGGTCGTGCGCGTCGTGCGCGACGCAGCAAGACGGTCGGAAACGCTTGCGCCCGACGAGCAGCCCGTCACATTCCGCAACGACGCGAACTCGCGACGCCTCACCGCAAGCACGCGAGAAACCGCTGCAGCGTCCCGCGATGAGGGAACGCAACCATGACGGGGCCCGCTATTTCCGTGCTCCTCGTCGACGATCATGCCGTCGTGCGCGAAGGCTACGGGAGGCTGCTCGAACTCAGTCCCGATGTACGCGTCGCGGGCGAGGCCGCCGACGCGACGCAGGCTTACCAGCGCTTCTGCGCGTTGCATCCGGATGTCGTCGTCATGGATCTCGCGTTGCCGGCAACGGTACGAACCTCACCTATCGCGGTAGTATTTTTGCGCGCGGCGACGAGAACAATGAGGACGTCAACGGCACGGTGGCCGGCTACGTTCTGATCGATCTCGATACCACGTACAACGTGACGAAGCAGCTTCAGGTATTCGCGACCGTGAAGAACCTGCTGAACAGGCACTACGCCAACTTCGCGATTCTCGGCGAGAACTTCTTCAACGGGCCGAACCATACGTTCAACCCGACGGGCGTCACCAACGAGCAGTTTCTTGGCATCGGCGCGCCGCGCGGCGCATGGGTCGGGTTGAGGTATGCGTGGAAGTGAGACGCACCGCGACGGCCTTCGTCGTATCCGGCCGTCGCCGATCATGCATGACGTCTAGCGCGATTCGATCGACCCCTGGCTAGGCGGCGACGTGACAATGCCCCATGCCAGCGGCAGATCCCCGATCTGGCTGACCGTCTGATAGCGGTTGTTCGCGTCCAGCACGA contains:
- the pqqC gene encoding pyrroloquinoline-quinone synthase PqqC encodes the protein MSVKGSSGPAWSRDEFEAQLRAKGQAYHIHHPFNVKMNSGGCSHEQIRGWVANRFYYQINIPLKDAAVLSNCPDRDTRRRWVLRILDHDGYGEDEGGIETWARLGDAVGLSRDELWSLEHVVPGVRFAVDAYVNFARRAPWQEAVCSSLTEIFAPQIHKDRLATWPEHYPWIKPEGLAYFRSRISLAQRDVEHGLSVTLDHFRTRDQQQRALDILQFKLDILWTMLDAIEKAFPA
- the pqqD gene encoding pyrroloquinoline quinone biosynthesis peptide chaperone PqqD, which encodes MNTPTNVNAQAADKRGPKLSSLFRLQWEPAQDAHVLLYPEGMVKLNQSAAQILLRCDGTRDLPTLIAELEQTFNAKGLAPEVEAFVDHARSRGWLE
- the pqqE gene encoding pyrroloquinoline quinone biosynthesis protein PqqE — translated: MTDLSTPSQEHAQPASRSSVGPPLWLLAELTYRCPLHCAFCYNPVNYTDHRDELSTAQWIDVLQQARKLGAAQLGFSGGEPLMRDDLEALVAEAHRLGFYTNLITSGVGLTEARLGTLKANGLDHIQLSFQDSTQELNDFLSSTRTFDLKNRVARSIKAHGFPMVLNCVLHRYNLPHVDKIIDMALAMGAEYLELANTQYYGWAHTNRAQLMPTAEQLREAEAVVERYRKEIGNRCKIFFVVPDYFETRPKRCMNGWGSVFLGIAPDGAALPCHSARSLPGLTFPNVKDTSLEHIWFDSDAFNRFRGFEWMKEPCRSCDEKSKDLGGCRCQAYLLTQDAANADPVCDKSAHHEQVVRVVRDAARRSETLAPDEQPVTFRNDANSRRLTASTRETAAASRDEGTQP